Below is a genomic region from Persicimonas caeni.
ATGATAGCGACGTCGATTTGCACCTGCGCGCGCCCAACGGCACCTGGTGGAGCATGAACAAGCCGCGTTGCAACTCCTCGGATCAGGGAACCGACTGCTTCTTCTGCGTGCCGAACCCCGATTGGGGAGCTGGCGGAGAGGGTTTGGCTGACGGCATCGCCGCCAACGACCCGGTGCTCGACGTCGACAATATCAACGGTTACGGCCCCGAGAACATCAACATGGACACCTTGTTCGACACCGCCTCGTCGATGCGCGTGGGCGTCCACTACTTCTCCGACAAGGGTGCCGGAGACGTCTCGGCCCGCTTGCGCATCTACGTAGCCGGCGTGCTGCAATTCGAGGAGACCAAGACCTTGTCGTGCGATGATTTCTGGGAGGTCGCCGACATCGACGTCTCCAATGCGGGTACCGTGGTCAGCATCACCAACGTCGGCGGCAACCCCTCGGCGGACGGACGCGGCCAATGTCCGTAAACGTGACCGATGCTTGTGGCCTGTGACGGCTCCGAGGCGAACCTCGGAGCCGTCACGGGCGCTCACTCCTGTGGTTGCTCCCCTCCCCCTCTTGCAGCTATAAAGGCAGCGGTCTGTTCACCCGAATAACTCGAGAGGAATCCCATGAGCGACATCTACTCCCACCTTGGCGACGAGCGTGTCCCGATCGGCGTGATCGGCGGCAGCGGCCTTTACGAAATGGACGGCCTCGAAATCATCGAGGAGCGCGAGGTCGACACGCCCTTCGGCAAGCCGAGCGCGCCGATCACCATCGCCAAGGTCGAAGGTCGACGCGTGGCGTTTTTGCCGCGCCACGGGCAGCACCACGAGTACGTCGCTTCGACGGTGCCCTATCGGGCCAATATCTGGGCGCTCAAAGAGTTGGGAGTCTTCTGGTTGGTCACCGTCAGCGCGGTGGGCTCGCTCAAAGAGGAGATCGTGCCCGGCGAGCACTTCGTCATCCCCGACCAGATCATCGACAAGACCTACCGACGCCCGAACACCCTCTACAAGGACGTGGCCGTGCACGTGGGGTTGAGCTATCCGTTCCACCCGATGATGCGTGAGATTGTGTTGGGCGCGTGCCGCGACGAAGGGATCGAGACCCACGACGGCGGCACCTACGTGTGCATGGAGGGCCCGGCGTTCAGCACCAAGGCCGAAAGTGAGCTGCACCGCCAGTGGGGCGCCAGCCTCATCGGCATGACCGCGATGCCCGAGGCCCGCCTCGCCCGTGAAGCCGAGATGTGCTACGCGACCATCGCCCTGCCGACCGATTACGACGTGTGGTACGAGTCCGATCACGTCGACATCGGCGAGGTCATGGCCAACATGAAACGAAACATTTCCAACGTGCGCGGCGTCTTAAGGCGGGTGATCCCGAGCATCCCGCTGGAGCAGGAAGCCGATTGCGACGCCAGCCACGCTTTGCAGTACGCGATCGTGACCCATCCGGAGGCGATTTCGGAATCTAGCCTGGAGCAGTTCCGTTTGACGTTAGGAAAGTATATCGAATCATGATCTGCCGCGGCTGTCCGATGACCTGTCGGGCCGACCGCGATCGCGATGGCTCAATGACCGCACGGCGAGTAGACCGATGACATCGAATTGCAAGGACGCCCACGAACACGGCGGCGAGAAACGCTGCAACGGGGCACTGAAACACCTGGTCGATTACCTCGAAGGCGAGCTCGACCAGTCCGAGCGCGATGCCCTCGAGGCGCACTTTTCGGATTGCAGTCCGTGCATGCGCTTTTTGGAGACCTACCGCTCGACGGGCAAGATCTGCAAGAGTGCGCTCGAGCGCGAGATGCCCGCGCAGATGAAGCAATCACTGCTCGAGTTTCTGCGCACGCAAACCAAGACAGGCTCTTGATTTCAACATCGCCGCTCGTGTACCACGAGGGCGTCGAATTTCGTTGTATCCAACAGAGAGTAAGCCGTGGCTGACGATTCGAAATTTACTGGATATTTCCAAGCACTTCTTTGGACCTGCACCTCGTGCGGCTATGTCCGTGAGGGCGGCCAGCCCAAGATGGAGTGCCAGTTCTGCGAGGCCTACAAGACCTCGTTCATCGACATCCCGCAGCACCTCGAAGCCAAGGTGCGCGAGGAATTCCCCGAGCTTCCGCCCAACCACATCGACTGCCGCAACCGGCGCCTCGAGCTGATGAAGGACGACAACGCCTTCCGTAAGTTCCGCGTGGCCGGACGTGTGTTGCCGTCGCAATCGGGCACGAATATCGACCCCTCCGAGTTTGAAGCGTAACGACGACTCCAGACGCCCGCCGCTTGCCGAGCGGATGCGCCCGCGCACTCTGAACGAGTTCGTGGGCCAAGAGCATCTGCTGGGCAAGCACAAATTCTTGGCCAACGCTCTACGGAGCGGCAAGCTGCCAAGCCTGATCTTTTGGGGCCCTCCCGGCTCCGGAAAGACCACCCTCGCCAAATTGCTGGCCAACCAGGTCGACGCCGAGTTCATCTCGTTGTCGGCGGTCTTGAGCGGTGTCAAAGACATCCGCCGCGAGGTCGCCCGCGCCCAAAAGGCCGGCCCGCTCTTTCGCAAGACGACGATCCTGTTCGTCGACGAGATCCACCGCTTCAACAAGGCCCAGCAGGACGCGCTTTTGCCCCACGTCGAGCGCGGCACGATCACGCTCATCGGCGCGACCACCGAGAACCCGAGCTTCGAGGTCAACTCGGCGCTCTTGTCGCGCTGCAAGACGCTGGTGTTGGAGGCGCTCGACGACGAGCACCTGGGCGAGATTTTGGAGCGCGCGCTCGAAGACACCTCGCGAGGCTTGGGCGACCTGGACGTCAAGCTGACCAGCCAGGCGCGCGAGGCGATCGTGCAAGCTGCATCGGGTGACGCGCGCATCGCGCTGAACACGCTCGAGACCGCCGCGCGAGCCGTGGCGGCCGCAGATCGCCAGGCCATCCGTCACGGGGACATCGAAGAGGCGCTCCAGCGGCGCATGATCCTGTACGACAAGGCCGGCGAGCAGCACTACAACACGGTCAGCGCGTTCATCAAAAGCATGCGCGGCAGCGACCCCGACGCCGCGCTCTACTACATGAACCGCATGCTCGAAGGCGGCGAAGACCCGCTATTCGTGTTTCGGCGCATCCTGATCTTTGCCAGCGAAGACATCGGCAACGCCGACCCGCAGGCGATCCAAGTGGCGCTAAGCTGCATGCAGGCATTCCAGTCGATGGGCATGCCCGAGGGCGTGTTGCCGATGACCCAGGCGGTCACCTACCTGGCCTGCGCCCCCAAATCGAACGCGGTGATCACCGCCTACGGCAAGTCACGCAAGGCGGCGCTGGAGCACGGCAACCTCCCCATCCCAAAGCATATCGTCAACGCCCCCACCCAACTGCACAAACAGCTCGGCCATGGCCGCGGCTACAAATACCCCCACAATTTCGACGGCAATTACGTCC
It encodes:
- the mtnP gene encoding S-methyl-5'-thioadenosine phosphorylase encodes the protein MSDIYSHLGDERVPIGVIGGSGLYEMDGLEIIEEREVDTPFGKPSAPITIAKVEGRRVAFLPRHGQHHEYVASTVPYRANIWALKELGVFWLVTVSAVGSLKEEIVPGEHFVIPDQIIDKTYRRPNTLYKDVAVHVGLSYPFHPMMREIVLGACRDEGIETHDGGTYVCMEGPAFSTKAESELHRQWGASLIGMTAMPEARLAREAEMCYATIALPTDYDVWYESDHVDIGEVMANMKRNISNVRGVLRRVIPSIPLEQEADCDASHALQYAIVTHPEAISESSLEQFRLTLGKYIES
- a CDS encoding anti-sigma factor family protein, whose translation is MTSNCKDAHEHGGEKRCNGALKHLVDYLEGELDQSERDALEAHFSDCSPCMRFLETYRSTGKICKSALEREMPAQMKQSLLEFLRTQTKTGS
- a CDS encoding replication-associated recombination protein A, with the protein product MRPRTLNEFVGQEHLLGKHKFLANALRSGKLPSLIFWGPPGSGKTTLAKLLANQVDAEFISLSAVLSGVKDIRREVARAQKAGPLFRKTTILFVDEIHRFNKAQQDALLPHVERGTITLIGATTENPSFEVNSALLSRCKTLVLEALDDEHLGEILERALEDTSRGLGDLDVKLTSQAREAIVQAASGDARIALNTLETAARAVAAADRQAIRHGDIEEALQRRMILYDKAGEQHYNTVSAFIKSMRGSDPDAALYYMNRMLEGGEDPLFVFRRILIFASEDIGNADPQAIQVALSCMQAFQSMGMPEGVLPMTQAVTYLACAPKSNAVITAYGKSRKAALEHGNLPIPKHIVNAPTQLHKQLGHGRGYKYPHNFDGNYVREDYLPEKLVGQRYYEPSDNGYEAEMGERLREWRDASGSSEEE